A stretch of Leucobacter aridicollis DNA encodes these proteins:
- a CDS encoding phage tail protein: MAELYTKDDVRVWGSLGGAVFWAPKGTALPETFDEALDPAFTPVGILSEDGVNEGLSVDTNKIKGWPGGQTVRVTNTSTEKTIGFTMLENSPLAAELYYGADKVVKAGTGARIDIPEAVGVVEGTAVIEKHDGDVVERRCIELGQVSERGDQSSNNEDAAGKEVTLESVGKDYILTNAPAFVEAAVTVP; this comes from the coding sequence ATGGCTGAACTTTACACAAAGGATGATGTCCGCGTCTGGGGTTCGCTTGGCGGTGCCGTTTTCTGGGCGCCTAAGGGCACTGCGCTCCCCGAGACTTTTGATGAGGCGCTCGACCCAGCATTCACGCCAGTCGGGATCCTCTCAGAGGATGGCGTCAACGAGGGGCTCTCGGTCGACACGAACAAGATCAAGGGCTGGCCTGGCGGTCAGACAGTTCGTGTCACGAACACGTCGACCGAGAAAACCATTGGCTTCACGATGCTTGAGAACTCGCCACTCGCCGCGGAGCTGTACTACGGGGCCGACAAGGTCGTGAAGGCCGGCACTGGTGCTCGTATCGACATCCCTGAGGCTGTCGGCGTTGTCGAGGGCACTGCCGTAATTGAGAAGCACGACGGTGACGTTGTTGAGCGTCGCTGCATCGAGCTCGGGCAGGTGTCCGAGCGTGGCGACCAGTCCTCGAACAACGAGGACGCTGCCGGCAAGGAAGTAACTCTCGAGTCGGTCGGGAAGGACTACATCCTGACCAACGCTCCGGCGTTCGTTGAGGCTGCGGTCACCGTCCCGTAA
- a CDS encoding phage major capsid protein: MAVFGTGDLKNLPRTIADGLVKDTVGGSTIAALSGSEPMRFGNVDIITFNGLPRAEFVGEGDQKGHTTGSFGSVTAKPRKAQVTMRFNEEVQWADEDHQLGVLSELAKAGGEALARALDLGVYHRLNPLTGAAITGWDNYLNATTKRVEVADKPDLEVEQAIGLLVNDSKTVNGIAFDPSFAWTLATARYADGRKKNPELGIGVNLSSYEGLTASVSDTVSGRPEAGGETPTDLKTRAIAGDFRGGIRWGVQRNIPIEMIKHGDPDGQGDLKRKNQIALRLEIVYGWHVFADRFAVVETA; the protein is encoded by the coding sequence ATGGCTGTATTTGGTACCGGAGATCTGAAGAATCTCCCCCGCACAATCGCTGACGGTCTCGTTAAGGACACCGTTGGCGGTTCAACTATCGCGGCTCTTTCGGGCAGCGAGCCGATGCGTTTCGGCAATGTCGACATCATCACGTTCAATGGGCTGCCGCGTGCAGAGTTCGTTGGCGAGGGTGACCAGAAAGGCCACACGACCGGCTCGTTTGGCTCGGTCACTGCGAAGCCGCGCAAGGCGCAGGTCACGATGCGGTTCAACGAGGAGGTGCAGTGGGCTGACGAGGATCATCAGCTCGGTGTGCTGTCTGAGCTCGCGAAGGCCGGCGGCGAGGCGCTCGCCCGTGCGCTGGATCTTGGCGTGTACCACCGCCTGAACCCGCTCACTGGTGCGGCGATTACGGGGTGGGATAACTACCTCAACGCCACCACGAAGCGGGTCGAGGTCGCAGACAAGCCCGACCTTGAGGTCGAGCAGGCGATCGGGCTGCTCGTGAATGACAGCAAGACCGTCAACGGCATTGCCTTTGACCCGTCGTTCGCATGGACTCTTGCGACTGCCCGCTACGCTGACGGCCGCAAGAAGAACCCCGAGCTCGGTATCGGCGTGAACCTGTCCTCGTACGAGGGACTGACGGCGTCTGTGTCGGACACTGTTTCGGGTCGTCCCGAGGCGGGCGGCGAGACTCCGACCGATCTGAAGACCCGAGCTATTGCAGGTGACTTCCGCGGAGGTATCCGCTGGGGCGTTCAGCGCAACATCCCGATCGAGATGATCAAGCATGGCGACCCTGATGGTCAGGGAGACCTGAAGCGCAAGAATCAGATCGCGCTCCGCCTTGAGATCGTCTACGGCTGGCACGTGTTTGCTGACCGCTTTGCGGTGGTGGAGACGGCCTGA
- a CDS encoding phage portal protein, which produces MGSEGIEAPTRQKAGAAMTAIAVIEELPQVIAGVSDGDLRVIQKLAVTWRAKLTRNQLRSVYYDGKMPLKPTGNIPAEAMQRIRAVLGWPAKSVQALAQRTVFDGFVTPSTDQDPFELGSLLEANSFDLEFPQAVVSAFKHSCAFITTTRGDVQSGDPEVVIQARSAEWSAALWDKRRRRVSAYMGVTGITEGGLLESFDVYLPERVLKCSRDNRGRWSAEVIPNLLGEVAAEPLTYDPQLDRPFGRSRISRAVMTITDHALSTIVRSEIASDFYAAPRMAALGVAEDAFSNGKWEAAIDRWFALTKDEDGDTPTVQQFPQMTMQPLLDQYRMYASQFAGETGLPVSSLGIVQDNPPSAEALYAAEKDLIVEARACTRVMGVALRQVAKRSVMIRDGLTEAPKELAGIRANWLNPAFTSPITAAAALMNLSQVFPWIGETEVALEYAGFTSAEITRLQADKRRLGAGSVLEQLVAGETPTSDVSSGEAPASTQSSELAEAQVLKARADALGILRRAGVDEHDAAARVGLDGLKFIPGNPITIRERE; this is translated from the coding sequence TTGGGCAGCGAAGGTATCGAAGCGCCGACCAGGCAGAAAGCAGGTGCTGCTATGACAGCAATTGCAGTGATCGAGGAGCTCCCCCAAGTTATCGCGGGGGTGTCCGATGGCGACCTGCGTGTAATTCAGAAGCTCGCCGTTACGTGGAGAGCGAAGCTCACGCGGAACCAGTTGCGGTCTGTCTATTACGACGGCAAGATGCCGCTGAAGCCGACCGGGAACATTCCTGCAGAGGCGATGCAGCGTATCAGGGCGGTCCTCGGTTGGCCGGCAAAGTCGGTGCAGGCTCTCGCGCAGCGCACAGTGTTTGATGGGTTCGTTACTCCGTCAACGGACCAGGATCCGTTCGAGCTTGGCAGTCTTCTGGAGGCGAATAGCTTCGATCTTGAGTTCCCACAGGCAGTCGTCTCGGCGTTCAAGCACTCGTGTGCGTTCATCACGACGACGCGTGGCGATGTGCAGTCTGGCGACCCGGAGGTTGTCATTCAGGCCCGCTCGGCTGAATGGTCAGCTGCGCTTTGGGACAAGCGTCGACGCAGGGTTTCGGCATATATGGGGGTCACGGGCATCACCGAGGGTGGTTTGCTCGAGTCGTTCGATGTGTACCTTCCCGAGCGAGTCCTGAAGTGCTCGCGCGACAATCGGGGGCGTTGGTCCGCTGAGGTGATTCCGAACCTGTTGGGTGAGGTCGCTGCGGAGCCGTTGACGTACGATCCGCAGTTGGATCGCCCGTTTGGCCGTTCGAGGATCTCTCGCGCGGTAATGACGATCACTGATCATGCGTTGTCTACGATCGTTCGTTCCGAGATTGCGTCTGATTTCTATGCGGCGCCCCGTATGGCTGCGCTTGGTGTGGCTGAGGATGCCTTCTCGAATGGCAAGTGGGAAGCGGCGATCGACCGCTGGTTTGCGCTCACTAAGGACGAGGACGGCGACACTCCCACGGTGCAGCAGTTCCCGCAGATGACGATGCAACCGTTGCTCGATCAGTACCGCATGTATGCGTCGCAGTTCGCTGGTGAGACTGGGCTCCCCGTGTCCTCGCTTGGGATCGTGCAAGACAACCCGCCGTCTGCTGAGGCTTTGTATGCGGCAGAGAAAGACCTGATTGTTGAAGCCCGAGCTTGCACTCGAGTGATGGGCGTCGCGCTGAGACAGGTTGCCAAACGGTCGGTCATGATTCGGGATGGCCTCACGGAGGCTCCCAAGGAACTTGCTGGTATTCGGGCGAACTGGTTGAACCCGGCCTTCACGTCCCCAATCACGGCGGCTGCTGCGCTGATGAACCTCTCACAGGTGTTCCCGTGGATTGGTGAGACTGAAGTGGCTCTTGAGTATGCCGGGTTCACCTCGGCTGAGATCACGCGACTTCAGGCTGACAAAAGGCGGCTTGGTGCCGGGTCGGTGCTTGAGCAACTCGTTGCCGGCGAGACGCCTACCAGTGATGTGAGTTCTGGGGAGGCTCCTGCGAGTACTCAGTCAAGCGAGCTCGCTGAGGCGCAGGTGCTGAAGGCTCGAGCAGATGCGCTCGGCATTCTGAGGCGCGCCGGCGTGGACGAGCATGACGCGGCCGCTCGGGTCGGGCTTGATGGGCTGAAGTTCATTCCCGGTAACCCGATCACGATCCGCGAACGCGAGTAA
- a CDS encoding terminase large subunit domain-containing protein yields the protein MPTPQTKSGQKKLSDLARHVVQPSGIVSTGFRPVYRRSVEMGMPLDGWQQGVARLALAKREGGLYAAGEGGVVLSIPRQVGKTYLIAALVFALCTLFPNITVIWTAHRTRTHNETFKKMQSMSRRKKIAPYVENVRAANGEQEITFVNGSRILFGARESGFGRGFDEVDVLVLDEAQILSEDAMSDMVPATNAAPNGLVFLMGTPPRPKDPGDVFAGARKRALEGDEDTVYVEFSADPDAKSDDRKQLAKANPSYPHRTSESAIRRMQKLLGSDESFRREGFGIWDEEKLDPKAIKEKAWDRLRGTLPDESVVSYGVKFTADGSGVALVAAYKPVLGPVFVQPLKQANLGEGIDWLVRELVALAPDAAQIVIDGKAGVGALVNELNDAGVRNKKQLLVPSLDQVLAAHTMFEQNIISGGLSHGGQKDFTAQVTAATKRTIGKSGGWGWQAPEGGTVVALDAATLAFWAAKVSKRRPGRKQVLL from the coding sequence ATGCCGACACCTCAGACGAAGAGTGGTCAGAAGAAGCTATCTGATCTTGCTCGTCATGTGGTTCAGCCTTCGGGGATCGTGTCGACGGGGTTTCGTCCTGTGTATCGGCGTTCGGTTGAGATGGGTATGCCGCTTGATGGGTGGCAGCAGGGTGTCGCGCGTCTCGCTTTGGCGAAGCGTGAGGGCGGCTTGTATGCCGCTGGCGAGGGCGGCGTTGTTCTCAGTATTCCGAGGCAGGTTGGTAAGACCTATCTGATTGCTGCGCTGGTGTTCGCGTTGTGTACGTTGTTCCCGAACATCACGGTGATTTGGACGGCGCACCGCACTCGCACTCATAACGAGACGTTCAAGAAGATGCAGTCGATGTCTCGGCGCAAGAAGATCGCGCCGTACGTCGAGAACGTGCGTGCCGCGAATGGCGAGCAGGAGATCACTTTCGTCAACGGGTCGCGGATCCTGTTTGGTGCGCGAGAGTCTGGCTTTGGACGCGGCTTCGATGAAGTCGATGTGCTGGTGCTTGATGAGGCGCAGATCCTTTCGGAGGATGCGATGTCGGATATGGTGCCCGCCACAAACGCGGCACCGAACGGACTGGTTTTCCTGATGGGAACGCCTCCGCGACCGAAGGACCCTGGCGATGTGTTCGCGGGTGCCCGCAAGCGTGCGCTCGAGGGCGATGAAGACACGGTATATGTCGAGTTCTCGGCGGATCCTGACGCGAAGTCTGACGACCGCAAACAGCTCGCGAAGGCGAATCCTTCTTACCCTCATCGCACGAGCGAGAGTGCTATCCGCCGTATGCAGAAGCTGCTCGGTTCCGATGAGTCGTTCAGGCGCGAGGGCTTCGGCATCTGGGATGAGGAGAAGCTCGATCCGAAGGCGATCAAGGAGAAAGCTTGGGACCGGCTTCGCGGCACTCTACCTGACGAGTCGGTCGTGTCCTATGGGGTGAAGTTCACCGCTGATGGCTCTGGTGTCGCGCTCGTTGCGGCTTACAAGCCCGTCCTTGGCCCGGTGTTCGTTCAGCCTTTGAAACAGGCGAATCTTGGCGAGGGTATCGATTGGCTGGTGCGCGAGCTCGTCGCGCTCGCTCCCGATGCTGCGCAGATCGTCATCGACGGGAAGGCCGGCGTCGGTGCCCTGGTTAACGAACTCAACGATGCTGGCGTGCGGAACAAGAAGCAGTTGCTCGTTCCCTCGCTGGATCAGGTGTTGGCTGCCCACACGATGTTTGAGCAGAACATCATCTCGGGCGGCTTGTCTCACGGCGGACAGAAAGACTTCACGGCCCAGGTCACTGCGGCCACGAAACGAACCATTGGCAAGTCTGGCGGATGGGGTTGGCAAGCCCCCGAAGGCGGAACGGTAGTCGCTCTCGACGCAGCAACGCTCGCGTTTTGGGCAGCGAAGGTATCGAAGCGCCGACCAGGCAGAAAGCAGGTGCTGCTATGA
- a CDS encoding HNH endonuclease, which yields MATSRTGTTRYKHNSTKALRQAQRNGLTNCPCQAHCRHHKGRRCNIPLDYENRRRPNGATTDHITAWANGGTDDTNNLAVICFTCNTSQGDKRPKKREQVTTIDFTT from the coding sequence ATGGCCACATCACGCACCGGCACCACCCGATACAAACACAACAGCACCAAAGCCCTACGCCAAGCACAACGCAACGGACTCACCAACTGCCCATGCCAAGCACACTGCCGACACCACAAAGGCAGACGCTGCAACATCCCACTCGACTACGAGAACCGACGCAGACCAAACGGCGCAACAACAGACCACATCACAGCATGGGCAAACGGCGGCACAGACGACACCAACAACCTCGCAGTCATCTGCTTCACCTGCAACACATCACAAGGCGACAAACGCCCAAAGAAGCGCGAACAAGTCACAACCATCGACTTCACCACCTGA
- a CDS encoding GNAT family N-acetyltransferase, whose translation MNDQEKTIRPATQADVPAAAATLAAAFATYPWTRWSIPAQDYEARLEQLQAIYLSHAIQHGIVLVTSELTGVAAMLPPNTPEPLEPVQAQIADLMGDRLNAVMEVELPQRPANSWDFATIGVHPDHAGKGLGGALIRQALHRATSSGNPRVSLETSAEGNVALYEKHGFTVTHETHIKGGPDVYTMMTAV comes from the coding sequence ATGAACGACCAAGAGAAGACAATCCGACCGGCAACACAGGCCGACGTCCCTGCCGCAGCAGCAACCCTCGCGGCAGCATTCGCAACATATCCCTGGACGCGGTGGAGCATCCCCGCCCAGGACTACGAAGCACGACTAGAACAACTCCAAGCCATCTACCTATCCCACGCGATCCAACATGGGATCGTTCTCGTGACCAGCGAACTCACCGGCGTGGCCGCCATGCTACCTCCCAATACCCCAGAGCCGCTAGAGCCCGTTCAGGCTCAGATCGCAGACCTCATGGGTGACCGACTCAATGCGGTCATGGAAGTCGAGCTACCTCAGCGCCCCGCTAACTCTTGGGATTTTGCCACCATCGGAGTGCACCCCGACCACGCAGGCAAAGGCCTCGGAGGCGCACTCATCAGACAGGCACTTCATCGAGCCACCAGTTCAGGAAACCCTCGCGTATCGCTTGAGACATCTGCAGAGGGCAACGTCGCACTTTACGAAAAGCACGGGTTCACAGTCACGCACGAAACGCACATCAAGGGCGGGCCCGACGTGTACACGATGATGACAGCGGTCTAG
- a CDS encoding DUF378 domain-containing protein: MNVLLGVSKILTIIGGLNWGLIGFFDFNLVDAIFGAGSVGSKVVYIVVGIAAILTLLDFVPREGRGRTEV, from the coding sequence ATGAACGTTCTCCTGGGGGTTTCAAAGATCTTGACCATCATCGGTGGCCTCAACTGGGGGCTGATTGGTTTTTTCGACTTCAACCTGGTTGATGCGATCTTCGGTGCGGGTTCCGTTGGATCAAAAGTGGTGTACATCGTCGTTGGTATCGCCGCAATCCTGACGCTACTGGACTTTGTGCCACGAGAAGGCCGCGGGCGAACTGAAGTCTGA
- a CDS encoding DUF7341 domain-containing protein, with protein sequence MTDTARAVERLTQPHIVHLEGAEYECAPLLEQLREAISSSTGAGSGGGGGTGGNLLNLDALNLWEYIDGIVRGWLRTWGLDHGGQLAEALQRLPHAIQAQHAAGAIDDDFRERLESAFGKWVYEIEDLFDPPHQKELTAPCPECGERHHLVQEKDEDGNVTDTRQVAAVSIPVKRGRAVIAECRSCGAMWATETELVALAEAMGLEVDVAALRELAMGVAA encoded by the coding sequence ATGACAGACACAGCTCGTGCAGTTGAGCGGCTCACGCAACCCCACATTGTCCACCTCGAGGGCGCAGAGTACGAGTGCGCGCCCCTGCTCGAGCAGCTCCGCGAAGCAATCTCCTCTTCGACTGGCGCCGGTTCCGGTGGCGGCGGGGGCACTGGTGGGAACCTGCTCAACCTCGACGCACTCAACCTCTGGGAATACATCGACGGCATCGTCCGAGGCTGGCTTCGCACATGGGGACTAGACCACGGTGGCCAACTCGCTGAGGCTCTGCAGCGCCTCCCCCACGCTATCCAAGCCCAGCACGCGGCCGGCGCGATCGATGACGACTTCCGCGAACGCCTCGAATCCGCCTTCGGCAAATGGGTGTACGAGATTGAAGACCTGTTCGACCCGCCCCACCAGAAGGAACTCACAGCCCCGTGCCCTGAATGTGGTGAACGGCACCACCTAGTGCAGGAGAAAGACGAAGACGGGAACGTCACCGACACTCGGCAGGTCGCCGCGGTCTCCATCCCCGTCAAGCGCGGCCGCGCCGTTATCGCGGAATGCCGAAGCTGCGGAGCCATGTGGGCGACAGAGACCGAACTCGTCGCGCTCGCCGAGGCGATGGGCCTTGAAGTCGATGTTGCTGCACTCCGCGAGCTCGCAATGGGGGTGGCAGCATGA
- a CDS encoding Panacea domain-containing protein has product MNNLKLEKYENVILYLCSKLPEKAIQGKVKLAKLLYYVDFDRFEFNESMESVTGDGYRRLPMGPVPKSMTGVINSMSGKGLLEVTEEAQFAGRRNTTVFRAQASPDLSVFSPEDMAIIDRVVRKYLPLTGKQLQDLSHEEAPWLAVEHKDTIPLELAFYRDTDFTDAA; this is encoded by the coding sequence GTGAACAATCTCAAGCTCGAAAAGTACGAGAATGTGATCTTGTACCTCTGCTCCAAGCTCCCAGAGAAGGCCATCCAGGGCAAGGTCAAGCTCGCGAAGCTGCTGTACTACGTGGACTTTGACCGGTTCGAGTTCAACGAGTCAATGGAAAGCGTGACCGGCGACGGCTATCGCCGCCTGCCAATGGGGCCGGTACCCAAGTCCATGACTGGAGTAATCAACAGCATGAGCGGCAAAGGGCTTTTGGAAGTCACGGAGGAAGCCCAGTTCGCCGGGCGCCGGAATACCACTGTTTTCCGCGCACAGGCTAGCCCTGACCTTTCGGTGTTCTCCCCCGAGGATATGGCGATTATCGACCGGGTTGTGAGGAAGTACCTGCCCCTCACCGGGAAACAGCTTCAAGATCTAAGCCACGAGGAAGCCCCCTGGCTTGCTGTCGAACACAAGGATACGATCCCGCTCGAGTTGGCTTTTTACCGGGACACCGATTTCACTGATGCAGCGTGA
- a CDS encoding addiction module protein, giving the protein MSMNLAEVEQAMLALDRRDLAALIRRGLQALDYGDSEASQDEVDEAWRDELRKRVDDIERGRVETVPLAESFARAREAVAATRM; this is encoded by the coding sequence ATGTCCATGAATCTTGCGGAAGTTGAGCAGGCGATGCTCGCGCTGGATCGACGCGACCTCGCCGCGTTGATTCGTCGTGGCCTTCAAGCGCTGGACTACGGAGATTCCGAGGCTTCTCAGGACGAGGTCGATGAGGCTTGGCGTGACGAGTTGCGCAAGCGCGTTGACGATATCGAGAGAGGCCGAGTCGAGACCGTTCCGCTTGCAGAGTCCTTCGCTCGTGCTCGTGAGGCAGTGGCAGCAACGCGAATGTGA
- a CDS encoding type II toxin-antitoxin system RelE/ParE family toxin translates to MNVPHQSHPRADHELVEAARWYEGEKAGLGDDFLDAANEAVEAILAWPLSAPAFPGWCREPVVRSKRIKRFPYRVLYFVSEDHVLTVVAYAHNRRKPGYWMPRLVN, encoded by the coding sequence GTGAACGTCCCTCACCAATCACACCCACGTGCCGACCATGAACTGGTTGAGGCGGCACGCTGGTATGAGGGTGAAAAGGCGGGGCTTGGCGATGATTTTCTTGACGCTGCGAACGAAGCCGTGGAGGCGATCCTTGCATGGCCCCTCAGTGCTCCAGCGTTCCCTGGGTGGTGTCGTGAGCCTGTGGTTCGTTCAAAGAGGATCAAACGGTTCCCGTATCGTGTGCTCTATTTCGTCTCCGAAGACCACGTGCTGACAGTGGTGGCGTATGCGCACAACCGCCGTAAACCGGGATATTGGATGCCCCGTCTAGTCAATTGA